In Candidatus Acidiferrales bacterium, one DNA window encodes the following:
- a CDS encoding Asd/ArgC dimerization domain-containing protein has protein sequence ETHFVEVEGNFRAYNLFRHRHTPEILEQLGLEAESLIFTTHLLPVRRGILSSIYVWLRERRERDAVESLFRSYYSGKPMVRVLAGGRLPELQYVVETNFCDLGFALDAAGKRLVVVSCLDNLGKGAAGQAIQNMNLMLGFAEEKGLL, from the coding sequence GAAACCCACTTTGTCGAGGTCGAGGGCAATTTCCGCGCCTACAACCTTTTCCGCCACCGGCACACGCCGGAGATTCTGGAGCAGTTGGGCCTCGAGGCCGAAAGTCTGATTTTTACGACGCATCTCCTGCCGGTGCGGCGAGGCATTCTCTCGAGCATCTACGTCTGGCTCCGGGAACGCCGCGAGCGCGATGCTGTGGAAAGTCTCTTTCGTTCTTACTACTCGGGCAAGCCGATGGTGCGCGTGCTCGCTGGCGGCCGGTTGCCCGAGCTGCAATACGTGGTCGAGACAAATTTCTGCGACCTGGGTTTCGCTCTGGATGCGGCGGGAAAGCGCCTGGTGGTTGTCTCGTGCCTCGACAACCTCGGCAAAGGCGCCGCCGGCCAGGCCATCCAAAACATGAACCTGATGCTGGGCTTTGCCGAAGAGAAGGGTCTGCTTTGA